Proteins from a genomic interval of Sphingomonas sp. Y38-1Y:
- the yghU gene encoding glutathione-dependent disulfide-bond oxidoreductase has translation MADTPDPANNFPAGYVPARVWTAPEASGPFGNINRPVSGATHEKELPVGQHPIQLYSQGTPNGQKVTIMLEELLAAGHAGAEYDAWLIRIGEGDQFGSGFVGINPNSKIPALVDRSVDPAIPVFESGAILFYLAERFGAFLPTDPAKRAATMSWLMWQMGAGPFVGGGFGHFYAYAPIKIQYAIDRYTMEVKRQLHVLDTQLGRHEFVAGDELSIADFAIWPWYGALALGKTYGNAGEFLATGDYANLQRWTRQLADRPAVKRGRIVNVTMGAPEHQLHERHDAGDFDTKTQDKIGG, from the coding sequence ATGGCCGACACCCCCGATCCCGCGAACAACTTTCCCGCCGGCTATGTCCCCGCACGCGTCTGGACGGCGCCGGAGGCGAGCGGACCGTTCGGCAACATCAACCGGCCCGTATCCGGCGCGACCCACGAAAAGGAATTGCCGGTCGGCCAGCATCCGATCCAGCTCTATTCGCAGGGGACGCCCAACGGGCAGAAGGTGACGATCATGCTCGAGGAGCTGCTCGCCGCCGGCCATGCGGGCGCCGAGTACGACGCCTGGCTGATCCGCATCGGCGAGGGTGACCAGTTCGGCAGCGGCTTTGTCGGCATCAATCCCAATTCGAAGATCCCCGCGCTCGTCGACCGCTCGGTCGATCCCGCGATCCCGGTGTTCGAGAGCGGCGCTATCCTCTTCTACCTCGCCGAAAGGTTCGGCGCGTTCCTTCCCACCGATCCCGCCAAGCGCGCCGCGACGATGAGCTGGCTGATGTGGCAGATGGGCGCCGGCCCGTTCGTCGGCGGCGGCTTCGGCCATTTCTACGCCTATGCGCCGATCAAGATCCAATATGCCATCGACCGCTATACGATGGAGGTGAAGCGCCAGCTCCACGTCCTCGACACCCAGCTCGGCCGGCACGAGTTCGTTGCGGGTGACGAGCTCAGCATCGCCGACTTCGCGATCTGGCCCTGGTACGGCGCGCTGGCGCTCGGCAAGACCTATGGCAATGCCGGCGAGTTCCTCGCCACCGGCGACTATGCCAACCTCCAGCGCTGGACCCGCCAGCTCGCCGACCGCCCCGCGGTCAAGCGCGGCCGCATCGTCAACGTGACGATGGGCGCGCCCGAGCACCAGCTTCACGAACGCCACGACGCCGGTGATTTCGACACCAAGACGCAGGACAAGATCGGCGGCTGA
- the aac(3) gene encoding aminoglycoside 3-N-acetyltransferase translates to MRSADDLASDLHALGLDAGDTVMAHAGMRSVGPLINGPDTLIEAIRMVIGPSGTLVAATDWEAPYLVHLVGEDGRVPDEWRDRIPPFDPARSRAIRENGAFAEFVRTTPGERRSGNPGCSVAAIGARADWLTEGQALDYGYGEGSPLAKLVEAGGRVLLVGAPAHSMTLLHHAEHLADVPGKRRFRQEVPFRGTSGATDWRWCEEYESTEAIVAGFSDLYFDEIAADYRRGGRIAEGSVGDAPSSLYDAADITGFAVDWIERAVAAQSSAG, encoded by the coding sequence ATGCGCAGCGCCGACGATCTCGCGTCCGACCTCCACGCACTCGGTCTGGATGCCGGCGACACCGTCATGGCGCATGCGGGGATGCGCAGCGTCGGACCGCTCATCAACGGGCCCGACACGCTGATCGAGGCGATCCGGATGGTGATCGGCCCCTCGGGCACGCTCGTTGCCGCGACCGATTGGGAGGCCCCGTATCTGGTACATCTGGTCGGCGAAGACGGGCGCGTGCCGGACGAGTGGCGCGACCGCATCCCGCCCTTCGATCCCGCTCGCTCGCGCGCGATCCGGGAGAATGGCGCCTTTGCCGAGTTCGTGCGGACGACGCCGGGCGAGCGGCGCAGCGGCAATCCGGGCTGCTCGGTCGCGGCGATCGGCGCGCGGGCGGACTGGCTGACCGAGGGACAGGCGCTCGACTACGGCTATGGCGAGGGTTCGCCGCTCGCCAAGCTGGTCGAGGCGGGCGGCAGGGTGCTGCTGGTCGGCGCACCCGCGCACAGCATGACATTGCTCCACCATGCCGAGCATCTCGCCGACGTGCCGGGCAAGCGTCGCTTTCGCCAGGAAGTGCCGTTCCGCGGGACCAGCGGCGCCACCGACTGGCGCTGGTGCGAGGAATATGAGTCGACCGAGGCGATCGTCGCCGGCTTTAGCGACCTCTATTTCGACGAGATCGCCGCCGACTATCGCCGTGGTGGCAGGATCGCGGAAGGATCGGTCGGCGACGCCCCGTCGTCGCTCTACGACGCCGCCGACATTACCGGCTTTGCCGTCGACTGGATCGAACGCGCTGTCGCGGCTCAGTCTTCGGCGGGCTGA
- a CDS encoding TonB-dependent receptor, with amino-acid sequence MRNHLLMGAAAAALMIPAAAMAQETTSSIRGTVTQDGAPVAGAVVRVTNTGTGATSTTNTNDSGAFNASGLQPGGPYSVEVTSPNGNATVTDIFTVVGQPYTVPVTITSAGGEDIVITASSVAGAGVTSDGPQTVLNAQAISRVASVNRDIRDLARRDPFARIEDTASGGRSISFAGINPRFNRFSIDGVTVSDNFGLNPDANPTRRGPVPIDSISQFSVSVAPYDIRQGNFLGGAVDAVLLSGTNEFHGNGFYSQNTDGLTGERIGCCVDTNFDFKSESYGATLSGPIIKDKLFFMISAERTKQGNPLPNGLVAEGAGTQIPGLTRGLITSVQNLASSVYNYEAGDILTTSNDVDEKIVGKITWNVTDGQRFTLSYINAYDNQQIAGNVNSGFASPSLGLSSNGYGGSELLRAGIAQLNSEWTDVFSTEARFLYKSYERGRPPLGEGGFAQFRVCTDAVTNGNGVAGDTLTSCGQNNPNLALGVENSTQSNVFYTDTYGGSLLARINLNNHNLRLLAEYNEVRIFNLFFQNTLGNYYFDSLDDFQNRRANELVYANALSGNPNDTAADFKYSQWSFGIQDDWRVSDRLNINFGVRGDLWGQRDLPALNPTFTNRYGFSNRNTLKGQFLFQPRVGFNWEPIDDVKLRGGYGIFGGGTPDVYLANSFQNSGVGNNSITVRRTATGFTVNNAFLDPVVGAALLNNVQGNTLPGQLQTLLNQNVAAVNTANVNALGPDYKIPSAHKATLSVDWTPKDFFLGSGWRFGADYYFSRTRDSILFTDARSVQIGTLPDGRPRYNAFPNTNNSTNTDIILYNGNNGRSHVGVVRVDKVFDNGINLNFAYSLQDVKDETPATSSTAGSNYGNGAFLANQAAYGTANDQVSWSFKYGVGLDRAFFGDYRTIFQLFGETQAGRPYSFTMADLGNAQRSAVFGLTGRDDRHLLYVPQSGTDSIVSYDSADTQAALEGVIENSKLKNFRGQIAPRNIARSRAYTRLDLHVEQEIPTFIGKSRFSVFADIENLPNLLNKDWGGFRQVIFPYLEDVVQVQCLTTPVATGTTPTAAQVASAPTQPCVQYRYSQAQAPNEATIESRRSLYFIRLGARFKF; translated from the coding sequence ATGCGAAACCACCTGCTGATGGGGGCGGCCGCAGCCGCACTCATGATTCCGGCCGCCGCGATGGCTCAGGAAACCACCTCCAGCATCCGCGGCACCGTGACCCAGGATGGCGCACCTGTCGCCGGCGCCGTCGTTCGCGTGACCAACACCGGCACCGGCGCGACCTCGACCACCAACACCAACGACAGCGGCGCGTTCAACGCGTCGGGTCTCCAGCCGGGCGGTCCCTACAGCGTCGAAGTGACCAGCCCCAACGGCAACGCCACCGTCACCGACATCTTCACCGTCGTCGGCCAGCCCTATACCGTTCCGGTCACGATCACGTCGGCTGGCGGCGAGGACATCGTCATCACCGCCTCGTCGGTCGCGGGTGCGGGCGTCACCTCGGACGGTCCGCAGACCGTGCTCAACGCGCAGGCGATCAGCCGCGTCGCCAGCGTCAACCGCGACATCCGCGACCTCGCCCGCCGCGACCCGTTCGCCCGCATCGAGGACACCGCGTCGGGCGGCCGCTCCATCAGCTTCGCGGGCATCAACCCGCGCTTTAACCGCTTCTCGATCGACGGCGTGACCGTCTCGGACAATTTCGGCCTCAACCCCGACGCGAACCCCACGCGCCGCGGTCCGGTGCCGATCGACTCGATCTCGCAGTTCTCGGTCTCGGTCGCGCCGTATGACATCCGTCAGGGCAACTTCCTGGGCGGCGCGGTCGACGCGGTGCTGCTGTCGGGCACAAACGAGTTCCACGGCAACGGCTTCTATTCGCAGAACACCGACGGCCTGACCGGCGAGCGCATCGGCTGCTGCGTCGACACCAATTTCGACTTCAAGTCGGAAAGCTATGGCGCGACGCTGTCGGGTCCGATCATCAAGGACAAGCTGTTCTTCATGATCTCGGCCGAGCGCACCAAGCAGGGCAACCCGCTGCCCAACGGTCTCGTCGCCGAAGGCGCGGGCACGCAGATCCCCGGCCTGACGCGTGGCCTGATCACCAGCGTCCAGAACCTGGCGAGCAGCGTCTACAACTACGAAGCGGGCGACATCCTGACGACGTCGAACGACGTCGACGAGAAGATCGTGGGCAAGATCACCTGGAACGTCACCGACGGCCAGCGCTTCACGCTCTCGTACATCAACGCCTATGACAACCAGCAGATCGCCGGCAACGTCAACTCGGGCTTCGCGTCGCCGAGCCTCGGCCTGTCGTCGAACGGATATGGCGGCTCGGAGCTGCTGCGCGCCGGTATCGCCCAGCTTAACTCGGAATGGACCGACGTCTTCTCGACCGAGGCCCGCTTTCTCTACAAGAGCTATGAGCGCGGTCGTCCGCCGCTCGGCGAGGGTGGCTTTGCCCAGTTCCGCGTCTGCACCGACGCCGTCACCAACGGCAACGGCGTCGCGGGCGACACGCTGACCTCGTGCGGCCAGAACAACCCGAACCTGGCGCTCGGTGTCGAGAACTCGACCCAGTCGAACGTGTTCTACACCGACACCTATGGCGGATCGCTGCTCGCGCGCATCAACCTGAACAACCACAATCTGCGCCTGCTCGCCGAGTATAACGAGGTGCGCATCTTCAACCTGTTCTTCCAGAACACGCTGGGGAACTATTACTTCGACTCGCTCGACGACTTCCAGAACCGCCGCGCGAACGAGCTCGTCTATGCCAACGCGCTGTCGGGCAACCCGAACGACACCGCCGCGGACTTCAAATATTCGCAGTGGAGCTTCGGCATCCAGGACGACTGGCGCGTCAGCGATCGCCTGAACATCAACTTCGGTGTTCGCGGCGACCTGTGGGGCCAGCGCGACCTGCCGGCGCTCAACCCGACCTTCACCAACCGCTACGGCTTCTCGAACCGCAACACGCTGAAGGGCCAGTTCCTGTTCCAGCCGCGCGTCGGCTTCAACTGGGAGCCGATCGACGACGTCAAGCTGCGCGGCGGCTACGGCATCTTCGGCGGCGGCACGCCCGACGTCTATCTGGCTAACAGCTTCCAGAATTCGGGCGTCGGCAACAACTCGATCACCGTGCGCCGCACGGCGACGGGCTTCACCGTCAACAACGCGTTCCTCGACCCGGTCGTGGGCGCCGCGCTGCTCAACAACGTCCAAGGCAATACGCTGCCGGGGCAGCTCCAGACGCTGCTGAACCAGAACGTCGCCGCGGTGAACACCGCCAACGTCAATGCGCTCGGGCCGGACTACAAGATCCCCTCAGCGCACAAGGCGACGCTGTCGGTCGACTGGACGCCCAAGGACTTCTTCCTGGGCTCGGGCTGGCGCTTCGGGGCTGACTATTACTTCAGCCGCACGCGCGACTCGATCCTGTTCACCGACGCCCGCTCGGTCCAGATCGGCACGCTGCCCGACGGCCGGCCGCGCTACAACGCGTTCCCGAACACCAACAATTCGACCAACACCGACATCATCCTGTACAACGGCAACAACGGCCGCAGCCATGTCGGTGTCGTCCGCGTCGACAAGGTGTTCGACAACGGCATCAACCTGAACTTTGCCTACTCGCTGCAGGACGTGAAGGACGAGACGCCGGCGACCTCGTCGACTGCGGGTTCGAACTACGGCAACGGCGCGTTCCTGGCCAACCAGGCCGCGTACGGCACCGCCAACGACCAGGTTTCGTGGTCGTTCAAGTATGGCGTCGGTCTGGATCGCGCGTTCTTCGGCGACTACCGCACCATCTTCCAGCTGTTTGGCGAGACCCAGGCGGGCCGTCCGTACAGCTTCACGATGGCGGACCTCGGGAACGCGCAGCGCAGCGCGGTGTTCGGCCTGACCGGCCGCGACGACCGTCACCTGCTCTACGTGCCGCAATCGGGTACCGACTCGATCGTCAGCTACGACAGCGCCGACACCCAGGCCGCGCTCGAGGGCGTGATCGAGAACTCGAAGCTCAAGAACTTCCGCGGTCAGATCGCCCCGCGCAACATCGCCCGGTCGCGCGCCTATACGCGTCTCGACCTGCACGTTGAGCAGGAGATCCCGACGTTCATCGGCAAGTCGCGCTTCTCCGTCTTCGCCGACATCGAGAATCTCCCCAACCTCCTCAACAAGGATTGGGGTGGCTTCCGCCAGGTCATCTTCCCGTACCTGGAGGACGTCGTGCAGGTGCAGTGCCTGACCACGCCGGTCGCCACCGGCACCACGCCGACCGCGGCGCAGGTGGCGAGCGCGCCGACGCAGCCCTGCGTCCAGTACCGCTACAGCCAGGCGCAGGCGCCGAACGAGGCGACGATCGAGAGCCGTCGTTCGCTCTACTTCATCCGGCTGGGTGCGCGCTTCAAGTTCTGA
- the ligA gene encoding NAD-dependent DNA ligase LigA codes for MPATLPQTDEEAAAELEALAAEIARHNRLYHTDDAPEISDAAYDALVRRNLAIETAFPSLVRPDSPSVQVGAAPAAHLAKVAHARPMLSLDNAFSDEEVAEFVGRIRRFLSLGADEPVALTAEPKIDGLSCSLRYENRRLVQALTRGDGAVGEDVTANVLTIADIPRTLPAAAPDIFEVRGEVYMEKAAFADLNARLLAEAEAAGDPTKARRFANPRNAAAGSLRQKDAKVTESRPLRFLAHGWGETSALPADTQAGVVATLVDWGFPVADAFARCETTEAALAAYRAIEAARADLPFDIDGVVYKVDRLDWQARLGTIGRAPRWGLAHKFPAERAQTTLNAIDIQVGRTGKLTPVARLEPVTVGGVVVTNATLHNADEIARLGVRPGDRVVLQRAGDVIPQIVENLTRDEDRAAFAFPTHCPECGSEAVREEGEVDIRCTGGLICPAQRIERLKHFVSRGALDIEGLGEKTIEQFVALGWLKEPADIFRLKDHREAMLGLEGWKAKSVDNLLDAVEAKRAPDAARLLFGLGIRHIGAVTARDLLKHYTTLPALRELGEALIALRDATQPALGEDSTKHSVRLDKAIAERIGVAQAGAAVGHALADFFHEPHNVEAWDDLLREVSPPDYVVAARASEVSGKTVVFTGTLETMSRDEAKAQAETLGARVSGSVSAKTDLVVAGPGAGSKIKKAGELGIRVVDEAGWQAIVAAAG; via the coding sequence ATGCCCGCCACTCTCCCCCAGACCGACGAGGAAGCCGCCGCCGAGCTGGAGGCGCTCGCGGCCGAGATCGCGCGGCACAACCGGCTCTATCACACCGACGACGCGCCCGAGATCAGCGACGCGGCATACGACGCGCTCGTCCGCCGCAATCTCGCGATCGAGACGGCGTTCCCCTCGCTCGTCCGCCCCGACTCGCCCTCGGTCCAGGTAGGCGCCGCGCCTGCCGCGCACCTCGCCAAGGTCGCGCATGCGCGGCCGATGCTCAGCCTCGACAACGCCTTTTCGGACGAGGAGGTCGCCGAGTTCGTCGGCCGCATCCGCCGCTTCCTGTCGCTCGGCGCCGACGAGCCGGTCGCGCTCACGGCCGAGCCCAAGATCGACGGCCTGTCCTGCTCGCTCCGCTACGAGAACCGCCGCCTGGTCCAGGCGCTCACCCGCGGTGACGGCGCGGTGGGGGAGGATGTCACCGCCAACGTCCTGACGATCGCCGACATCCCGCGCACGCTCCCCGCCGCCGCCCCCGACATCTTCGAGGTGCGCGGCGAGGTCTATATGGAGAAGGCCGCGTTCGCCGATCTCAATGCCCGGCTGCTCGCCGAGGCGGAGGCGGCGGGCGATCCGACCAAGGCGCGCCGTTTCGCCAATCCGCGCAACGCCGCCGCCGGCTCGCTCCGCCAGAAGGACGCGAAGGTGACCGAGTCGCGGCCGCTGCGCTTCCTCGCGCATGGCTGGGGCGAGACGAGCGCGCTTCCCGCCGACACGCAGGCCGGCGTCGTCGCGACGTTGGTCGACTGGGGCTTCCCCGTCGCCGACGCGTTCGCGCGCTGCGAGACGACCGAAGCCGCCCTTGCCGCCTATCGCGCGATCGAGGCGGCGCGCGCCGACCTTCCCTTCGACATCGACGGCGTCGTCTACAAGGTCGACCGCCTCGACTGGCAGGCACGGCTCGGCACCATCGGCCGCGCGCCGCGCTGGGGCCTTGCGCACAAATTCCCCGCCGAGCGCGCGCAGACGACGCTGAACGCGATCGATATTCAGGTCGGCCGCACCGGCAAGCTCACCCCGGTCGCGCGGCTGGAGCCCGTCACCGTCGGCGGCGTCGTCGTCACCAACGCCACGCTCCACAACGCCGACGAGATCGCGCGGCTTGGCGTCCGCCCCGGTGACCGCGTCGTCCTCCAGCGTGCGGGCGACGTGATTCCGCAGATCGTCGAGAACCTGACCCGCGACGAGGACCGCGCCGCCTTCGCCTTCCCCACCCATTGCCCCGAATGCGGGTCGGAGGCGGTGCGGGAAGAGGGTGAAGTCGATATCCGCTGCACCGGTGGCCTGATCTGCCCCGCCCAGCGCATCGAGCGGCTGAAGCATTTCGTCAGCCGCGGCGCGCTCGACATCGAGGGTTTGGGTGAGAAGACGATCGAGCAGTTCGTTGCACTCGGCTGGCTGAAGGAGCCCGCCGACATCTTCCGACTCAAGGATCATCGCGAGGCGATGCTGGGGCTGGAGGGATGGAAGGCCAAGTCGGTCGACAACCTGCTCGACGCGGTTGAGGCGAAGCGCGCGCCCGACGCCGCGCGCCTGCTGTTCGGGCTCGGCATCCGCCACATCGGCGCGGTCACCGCGCGCGACCTCCTTAAGCATTATACGACGCTGCCGGCGCTGCGCGAACTCGGCGAGGCGCTGATCGCGCTGCGCGACGCGACGCAGCCTGCGCTCGGGGAGGATAGCACCAAGCACAGCGTCCGCCTCGACAAGGCGATCGCCGAGCGGATCGGCGTCGCGCAGGCCGGCGCCGCCGTCGGCCACGCGCTCGCCGACTTCTTCCACGAGCCGCACAATGTTGAGGCATGGGACGACCTGCTGCGCGAGGTATCGCCGCCCGACTATGTCGTCGCCGCGCGCGCGTCCGAAGTCTCGGGCAAGACCGTCGTCTTCACCGGCACGCTGGAGACGATGTCGCGTGACGAAGCCAAGGCGCAAGCTGAGACGCTGGGCGCGCGCGTGTCAGGATCGGTGTCGGCCAAGACCGACCTCGTCGTCGCCGGGCCGGGTGCGGGGTCGAAGATCAAGAAGGCTGGCGAGCTGGGCATCCGCGTCGTCGACGAAGCGGGCTGGCAGGCGATCGTCGCCGCGGCGGGCTGA
- a CDS encoding LytR/AlgR family response regulator transcription factor, which yields MTIRTILVDDEPLAIQGLELRLQAHEDVEIIDKCMNGREAIRSIKTHKPDLVFLDVQMPGFDGFSVVQGLMEVEPPLFVFVTAYSDHAIRAFEAQAVDYLMKPVEEARLADTLDRVRQRLTEKRGVEEVEKLKEVLAEVAPDAVDQIGDGGTGGELASNRFEKLINIKDRGQIFRVDVDSIERIDAAGDYMCIYTGDNTLILRETMKDLEKRLDPRRFQRVHRSTIVNLDLVRQVKPHTNGECFLVLDSGAQVKVSRSYRDVVARFVH from the coding sequence ATGACCATCCGTACCATCCTTGTCGACGACGAGCCGCTGGCCATTCAGGGCCTTGAGTTGAGGCTCCAGGCGCACGAGGACGTCGAGATCATCGACAAGTGCATGAACGGTCGCGAGGCGATCCGTTCGATCAAGACCCACAAGCCCGACCTCGTCTTTCTCGACGTGCAGATGCCCGGCTTCGACGGCTTTTCCGTCGTTCAGGGGCTGATGGAAGTCGAACCGCCGCTGTTCGTCTTCGTCACCGCCTATTCCGACCACGCCATCCGCGCGTTCGAGGCGCAGGCGGTCGACTATCTGATGAAGCCGGTCGAGGAAGCGCGGCTCGCCGACACGCTCGACCGCGTTCGCCAGCGCCTCACCGAAAAGCGCGGCGTCGAGGAAGTCGAGAAGCTGAAGGAAGTGCTGGCCGAAGTCGCGCCCGACGCGGTCGACCAGATCGGCGACGGCGGCACCGGCGGCGAACTCGCCTCCAACCGCTTCGAGAAGCTCATCAACATCAAGGATCGCGGCCAGATCTTCCGCGTCGACGTCGATTCGATCGAGCGGATCGATGCCGCGGGCGATTACATGTGCATCTATACCGGCGACAACACGCTGATCCTGCGCGAGACGATGAAGGATCTGGAAAAGCGCCTCGACCCGCGCCGTTTCCAGCGCGTCCACCGGTCGACGATCGTCAATCTTGACCTCGTCCGCCAGGTGAAGCCCCACACCAACGGCGAATGCTTCCTCGTCCTCGATTCGGGCGCGCAGGTGAAGGTCAGCCGCAGCTATCGCGACGTGGTGGCGCGCTTCGTCCACTAA
- a CDS encoding sensor histidine kinase, with protein sequence MASAAILSRPFFEQKSRAFWMLQAAGWSGYLILRMVSGVSNNPSLDNVIPIIIESIVGYCLTLLLSTLYGYYRRLPRITGILAVVATLAAATVIYAVLDAFTFSFIRSATPGITVNLVLATVFLNFTVLAGWTALYFGINWYLIVEDQIDQMQALELQASSAQLAMLRYQLNPHFLFNTLNSISTLVLLKQTERANVMLSRLSSFLRYTLANEPTAHVTLAQEIETLKLYLEIEKMRFETRLRPVFDVDARVERARLPSLLLQPLVENAIKYAVTPLEEGAEIAVSARLAGDRVQIAVTDSGPGLMQGKSRPSLSTGVGLANIRDRLAQAYGAEHRFDTGANPGGGFRVEIEIPFQVEEPRREAA encoded by the coding sequence ATGGCGAGTGCCGCGATCCTTTCCCGCCCCTTCTTCGAACAGAAGAGCCGCGCCTTCTGGATGCTCCAAGCAGCGGGCTGGTCGGGCTATCTGATCCTGCGCATGGTGTCGGGTGTCTCGAACAACCCCAGCCTCGACAACGTCATCCCGATCATCATCGAATCGATCGTCGGCTATTGCCTGACGCTGCTCCTTTCGACGCTGTACGGCTATTATCGCCGGCTGCCGCGGATCACCGGCATCCTGGCGGTGGTGGCGACGCTGGCCGCGGCGACGGTGATCTATGCCGTGCTCGACGCCTTCACCTTTTCGTTCATTCGCTCGGCGACGCCGGGGATCACCGTCAACCTCGTGCTCGCGACGGTGTTCCTCAACTTTACCGTGCTCGCCGGCTGGACCGCGCTCTATTTCGGCATCAACTGGTATCTTATCGTCGAGGACCAGATCGACCAGATGCAGGCGTTGGAGCTTCAGGCATCCTCCGCGCAGCTGGCGATGCTGCGTTATCAGCTCAACCCTCATTTCCTGTTCAACACGCTCAACTCGATCTCGACGCTGGTGCTGCTGAAGCAGACCGAGCGCGCCAACGTGATGCTCAGCCGCTTGTCCTCGTTCCTGCGTTACACGCTGGCAAACGAGCCGACCGCGCACGTCACGCTGGCACAGGAGATCGAGACGCTGAAGCTCTATCTCGAGATCGAGAAGATGCGGTTCGAGACGCGGTTGCGCCCGGTGTTCGACGTCGATGCGCGCGTCGAGCGGGCACGCCTGCCCTCTTTGCTCCTCCAGCCGCTGGTCGAGAACGCGATCAAATATGCGGTGACGCCGCTCGAGGAGGGGGCAGAGATCGCGGTTTCGGCACGGCTCGCCGGGGATCGGGTGCAGATCGCCGTGACGGACAGCGGTCCGGGGTTGATGCAGGGCAAATCTCGGCCAAGCCTTTCAACCGGCGTGGGCCTGGCCAATATTCGCGACCGGCTGGCACAGGCTTATGGCGCGGAGCACCGCTTCGACACGGGGGCGAACCCCGGCGGCGGCTTCCGCGTTGAAATCGAAATACCGTTCCAGGTCGAGGAACCCAGACGCGAGGCAGCATGA